The proteins below are encoded in one region of Paraburkholderia aromaticivorans:
- a CDS encoding acyl-CoA dehydrogenase family protein, producing the protein MKLDYTPAQRAFRAEIRGWLAEHVPREPLPSFDTEAGFAAHRAWERTLHSGRWSMVTWPRELGGRGCDLIEWLIFEEEYWRADAPMRVNQNGIFLLGPTLMDFGTDEQKARFLPAMAAGEHVWAQGWSEPNAGSDMAAIRASATRSDGGTGGEYILNGQKIWSTRAVWADWLFGLFRSDPQSTRHHGLTFLMVPLDTPGITVRPIRQLNGHTGFAEIFFDDVRVPLDHRLAGEGMGWQVAMATAGFERGLMLRSPARFQRTAEALRDLYLTHRAEADRDPALRERVIDAWMDAQAYALSTYATASRLQKGGHIGAESSTNKVFWSELDLRMHQTALDILGARGEVVPRTHKQHAALGNWLDGFLFAQAGPIYAGTNEIQRNIVAERMLGMPRS; encoded by the coding sequence ATGAAGCTCGACTACACGCCGGCGCAGCGCGCGTTTCGCGCCGAAATTCGCGGCTGGCTCGCCGAGCACGTGCCGCGCGAACCGCTGCCGAGCTTCGATACCGAAGCGGGCTTCGCCGCGCATCGCGCATGGGAGCGCACGCTGCATTCGGGTCGCTGGAGCATGGTGACGTGGCCGCGCGAGTTAGGCGGACGCGGCTGCGATCTGATCGAGTGGCTGATCTTCGAAGAAGAATACTGGCGCGCCGACGCGCCGATGCGAGTGAATCAGAACGGCATCTTCCTGCTCGGCCCGACCTTGATGGACTTCGGCACCGACGAGCAGAAGGCCCGTTTCCTGCCCGCGATGGCGGCCGGCGAACACGTGTGGGCGCAAGGCTGGTCCGAGCCGAACGCGGGCTCGGACATGGCCGCGATCCGCGCGAGCGCGACTCGCAGCGACGGCGGCACGGGCGGCGAGTACATCCTCAACGGCCAGAAAATCTGGTCGACGCGCGCGGTCTGGGCCGACTGGCTGTTCGGCCTGTTTCGCAGCGATCCGCAATCCACGCGTCACCACGGCCTGACCTTTTTGATGGTGCCGCTCGACACGCCCGGCATCACCGTGCGACCGATCCGCCAGTTGAACGGCCACACCGGCTTCGCGGAGATTTTCTTCGACGACGTGCGCGTGCCGCTCGATCACCGCCTCGCCGGCGAAGGCATGGGCTGGCAGGTCGCCATGGCGACGGCCGGCTTCGAGCGCGGCCTGATGCTGCGCTCGCCGGCGCGGTTTCAGCGCACCGCCGAGGCGTTGCGCGATCTCTATCTGACGCATCGTGCCGAGGCCGATCGCGATCCAGCTTTGCGCGAGCGCGTGATCGACGCATGGATGGATGCGCAAGCCTACGCGCTCTCCACATATGCGACCGCTAGCCGCTTGCAGAAGGGCGGCCATATCGGCGCGGAGTCGAGCACCAACAAGGTGTTCTGGTCCGAACTCGATTTGCGCATGCATCAGACCGCGCTCGACATTCTCGGCGCGCGCGGCGAGGTGGTGCCGCGTACTCACAAACAGCACGCCGCGCTCGGTAATTGGCTCGACGGTTTTCTGTTCGCACAGGCCGGGCCGATCTATGCGGGCACTAACGAGATCCAGCGCAACATCGTCGCGGAACGGATGCTGGGGATGCCGCGCTCGTGA
- a CDS encoding enoyl-CoA hydratase family protein, with protein sequence MTQALDSVRSLPFRIEREGGIGELVIDQPPVNALDTQGWQALADAIDALGRDDSVHVIVLRGAGRGFCAGVDIKELAAHPERIVAVNAGNYATFRAVHRSPKPVIVAVHGFVLGGGIGICGAADVIVASECARFGVPEIDRGAMGGGAHLQRMFGVQKVRAMYFTGEMVDAAEAYRLGAIERVVPREQLRDAAMELARKIAAKSPAMLQLAKEALNGIEDGDLEDKYRWEQGFTLQAYMTNDSVEARSAFVEKRDAQFDAAQRQAGARP encoded by the coding sequence ATGACACAAGCCCTCGACAGCGTCCGCTCGCTGCCGTTCAGGATCGAACGAGAAGGCGGCATCGGCGAGCTGGTGATCGATCAGCCGCCGGTCAATGCGCTCGATACGCAAGGCTGGCAAGCGCTCGCCGATGCGATCGACGCGCTCGGCCGCGACGACAGCGTGCACGTGATCGTGCTGCGCGGCGCGGGGCGCGGCTTCTGCGCGGGCGTCGACATCAAGGAACTGGCCGCGCATCCAGAGCGGATCGTTGCCGTCAACGCCGGCAACTACGCGACGTTTCGCGCCGTGCACCGCAGTCCGAAGCCGGTGATCGTCGCGGTGCACGGCTTCGTGCTCGGCGGCGGGATCGGCATCTGCGGCGCGGCGGACGTGATCGTCGCGTCGGAATGCGCGCGCTTCGGCGTGCCCGAGATCGACCGTGGCGCGATGGGTGGCGGCGCGCATTTGCAGCGCATGTTCGGTGTGCAGAAAGTGCGCGCGATGTATTTCACCGGCGAGATGGTCGACGCCGCCGAGGCCTATCGTCTCGGCGCGATCGAACGCGTCGTGCCGCGCGAACAGTTGCGTGACGCGGCAATGGAGTTGGCCCGCAAGATCGCGGCAAAAAGCCCCGCGATGCTGCAACTCGCCAAGGAAGCGCTGAACGGCATCGAGGACGGCGACCTCGAAGACAAATACCGCTGGGAGCAGGGCTTCACGTTGCAGGCGTACATGACGAACGATTCGGTCGAAGCACGCTCGGCGTTCGTCGAAAAACGCGACGCGCAGTTCGACGCCGCCCAACGCCAGGCCGGAGCGCGCCCATGA